A region from the Pseudonocardia petroleophila genome encodes:
- a CDS encoding tetratricopeptide repeat protein, whose product MSGAVDLSALKARSDAANRPSPAPAAAGPAPGGGPPKPGPPAGFVIDVTEADFQAEVLERSMVVPVVVDLWAEWCGPCKQLSPVLERLAEAARGSWILAKVDVDANPRIAQAFGAQSIPMVVAVVAGQPVDAFNGAQPEAQVKQWIGSLLDALRERMPAIAQAEAAAGGGAAEPEEEPEDPRFTAAEDALEQGDYAAAEAAYQDILNVEPANEQAAAALAQVRFLARSEAVDPEAVARADAAPDDVDAQLAAADAQVAGDDVEAAFARLVATAGRVFGDDRDRVREHLVGLFELFPADDARVTAARRALARVLF is encoded by the coding sequence ATGTCCGGTGCGGTCGATCTCTCCGCGCTGAAGGCCCGTTCCGACGCTGCCAACCGTCCCAGTCCCGCACCGGCCGCCGCCGGTCCCGCGCCCGGCGGCGGTCCGCCGAAGCCGGGCCCTCCGGCGGGCTTCGTCATCGACGTCACCGAGGCCGACTTCCAGGCCGAGGTGCTCGAACGCTCGATGGTGGTCCCCGTCGTGGTCGACCTGTGGGCCGAGTGGTGCGGTCCCTGCAAGCAGCTCTCCCCGGTGCTGGAACGCCTCGCCGAGGCGGCCAGGGGGTCGTGGATCCTCGCGAAGGTCGACGTCGACGCCAACCCGCGGATCGCGCAGGCCTTCGGGGCCCAGTCGATCCCGATGGTCGTCGCGGTGGTCGCCGGCCAGCCGGTCGACGCCTTCAACGGAGCGCAGCCCGAGGCCCAGGTCAAGCAGTGGATCGGCTCGCTGCTCGACGCGCTGCGCGAGCGAATGCCGGCGATCGCCCAGGCCGAGGCGGCCGCCGGCGGTGGCGCCGCGGAGCCCGAGGAGGAGCCGGAAGACCCGCGCTTCACCGCGGCCGAGGACGCGCTCGAGCAGGGTGACTACGCGGCGGCCGAGGCGGCCTACCAGGACATCCTCAACGTCGAGCCGGCGAACGAGCAGGCCGCGGCCGCGCTCGCGCAGGTCCGCTTCCTCGCCCGGTCCGAGGCGGTCGACCCCGAGGCCGTCGCCCGGGCCGACGCCGCCCCCGACGACGTCGACGCGCAGCTGGCCGCGGCCGACGCGCAGGTGGCGGGTGACGACGTCGAGGCCGCGTTCGCGCGACTCGTCGCCACCGCGGGCCGGGTGTTCGGCGACGACCGCGACCGGGTGCGCGAGCACCTCGTCGGGCTGTTCGAGCTGTTCCCCGCCGACGACGCACGGGTCACCGCCGCCCGGCGGGCGCTGGCGCGCGTCCTGTTCTGA
- the treS gene encoding maltose alpha-D-glucosyltransferase, whose translation MSDKVEPGVVVEQDADDYGHARTLDVDHDWYKRAVFYEVLVRAFSDSNRDGTGDLRGLTSKLDYLQWLGVDCLWLPPFYDSPLRDGGYDIRDFRQVLPEFGTVEDFVYLLDEAHKRGIRVITDLVMNHTSDQHPWFEESRRNPDGPYGDYYMWEDDDSRYPDARIIFVDTEQSNWTYDPVRGQFYWHRFFSHQPDLNYDNAEVQDAMLDVLRFWLDIGIDGFRLDAVPYLYARDGTNCENLPETHQFLKRARKVMEDEYPGRVMLAEANQWPSDVVEYFGDPEVGGDECHMAFHFPLMPRIFMAVRRENRFPISEILAQTPAIPANAQWGIFLRNHDELTLEMVTDEERDYMYAEYAKDPRMKANIGIRRRLAPLLDNDRNQLELFTALLMSLPGSPVLYYGDEIGMGDNIWLGDRDAVRSPMQWSPDRNAGFSMSDPGRLYLPIIMDPLYGYQAVNVEAQLNSSTSLLHWTRHMIEVRKRHQAFGLGEYHELGGTNPTVLAYVREHGDDVVLCVNNMSRFPQPVELDLSAWVGCAPHELTGGVPFPRIGELPYLLTLPGHGFYWFSITPAEESA comes from the coding sequence ATGAGTGACAAGGTCGAGCCGGGCGTCGTGGTCGAGCAGGACGCCGATGACTACGGACATGCGCGCACCCTCGACGTCGACCACGACTGGTACAAACGCGCGGTCTTCTACGAGGTGCTGGTCCGCGCGTTCAGCGACTCCAACCGCGACGGCACGGGCGACCTGCGCGGGCTGACGTCCAAGCTGGACTACCTCCAGTGGCTGGGCGTCGACTGCCTGTGGCTGCCCCCGTTCTACGACTCCCCGCTGCGCGACGGCGGGTACGACATCCGCGACTTCCGTCAGGTGCTGCCCGAGTTCGGCACCGTCGAGGACTTCGTCTACCTGCTCGACGAGGCGCACAAGCGCGGCATCCGCGTGATCACCGACCTCGTCATGAACCACACCTCCGACCAGCACCCCTGGTTCGAGGAGTCGCGCCGCAACCCCGACGGGCCCTACGGCGACTACTACATGTGGGAGGACGACGACTCCCGCTACCCCGACGCGCGGATCATCTTCGTCGACACCGAGCAGTCGAACTGGACCTACGACCCGGTGCGCGGGCAGTTCTACTGGCACCGGTTCTTCTCCCACCAGCCCGACCTCAACTACGACAACGCCGAGGTCCAGGACGCGATGCTCGACGTCCTGCGCTTCTGGCTCGACATCGGCATCGACGGCTTCCGCCTCGACGCGGTGCCCTACCTCTACGCCCGCGACGGCACCAACTGCGAGAACCTGCCGGAGACCCACCAGTTCCTCAAGCGCGCCCGCAAGGTGATGGAGGACGAGTACCCCGGCCGGGTCATGCTCGCCGAGGCCAACCAGTGGCCCTCGGACGTCGTGGAGTACTTCGGCGACCCCGAGGTCGGCGGCGACGAGTGCCACATGGCGTTCCACTTCCCGCTGATGCCCCGCATCTTCATGGCGGTGCGCCGGGAGAACCGGTTCCCGATCTCGGAGATCCTCGCGCAGACGCCCGCGATCCCGGCGAACGCGCAGTGGGGCATCTTCCTGCGCAACCACGACGAGCTGACCCTCGAGATGGTCACCGACGAGGAACGCGACTACATGTACGCGGAGTACGCCAAGGACCCGCGGATGAAGGCCAACATCGGCATCCGGCGACGGCTGGCGCCGCTGCTCGACAACGACCGCAACCAGCTGGAGCTGTTCACGGCGCTGCTGATGTCGCTGCCCGGCTCCCCCGTCCTGTACTACGGCGACGAGATCGGCATGGGCGACAACATCTGGCTCGGCGACCGCGACGCGGTGCGCAGCCCGATGCAGTGGAGCCCCGACCGCAACGCCGGGTTCTCCATGTCCGATCCCGGCCGGCTCTACCTGCCGATCATCATGGACCCGCTCTACGGCTACCAGGCCGTCAACGTCGAGGCGCAGCTCAACTCCTCCACGTCGCTGCTGCACTGGACGCGGCACATGATCGAGGTCCGCAAGCGCCACCAGGCGTTCGGGCTCGGCGAGTACCACGAGCTGGGCGGCACCAACCCGACCGTGCTCGCCTACGTCCGCGAGCACGGCGACGACGTCGTGCTCTGCGTCAACAACATGTCCCGCTTCCCGCAGCCCGTCGAGCTCGACCTCTCGGCCTGGGTGGGCTGCGCACCCCACGAACTGACCGGCGGCGTCCCGTTCCCGAGGATCGGAGAGCTCCCCTACCTGCTGACGCTGCCGGGGCACGGCTTCTACTGGTTCTCGATCACCCCGGCGGAGGAATCTGCGTGA
- a CDS encoding maltokinase N-terminal cap-like domain-containing protein, with protein sequence MNELPDLLSVWLPQQRWFAAKGRPVRSVEIAERTPLLTGGEPHVDHLLLAVSFDDGSPVQHYQLLLGRREQSRADLEHVVIGHLDGLVAYDALFDVDVTAWLIEAIRGGRTVDGIAFVPEPGAEIAEGVPGRVLGIEQSNTSVAWGDRSILKVFRRVVPGLNPDLELHRALRSVDSREVAALQGAIEGTLGGAPATLGMLQDFAANSADGWAMALASVRDLLAEGDLRADEVGGDFAGEASRLGETVGVVHDELRRALGTSERDARELAAVWHQRLAVTTAEVPALAPHVDAIRATYDAVAGLGAPLPAQRVHGDLHLGQTLRTPYGWLVIDFEGEPAAPLEERVRPDSPLRDVAGMLRSFDYAAFHQILQWEPASFAEPDHDSQLVWRANEWAERNRSAFCDGYALRAGSDPREQRMLLRAFELDKAVYELLYETRSRPAWAPIPLASIARLTSEETVR encoded by the coding sequence GTGAACGAACTCCCCGACCTGCTCTCCGTCTGGCTGCCCCAGCAGCGCTGGTTCGCCGCGAAGGGCCGGCCCGTCCGGTCGGTCGAGATCGCCGAGCGCACCCCGCTGCTCACCGGCGGGGAGCCGCACGTCGACCACCTGCTGCTCGCCGTCTCCTTCGACGACGGCTCGCCCGTGCAGCACTACCAGCTCCTCCTGGGCCGTCGCGAGCAGTCGCGGGCCGACCTGGAGCACGTCGTCATCGGGCACCTCGACGGCCTCGTCGCCTACGACGCCCTGTTCGACGTCGACGTCACCGCGTGGCTGATCGAGGCGATCCGCGGCGGGCGCACGGTCGACGGCATCGCGTTCGTGCCGGAGCCGGGCGCGGAGATCGCCGAGGGCGTGCCGGGGCGGGTGCTGGGCATCGAGCAGTCCAACACGTCGGTGGCGTGGGGCGACAGGTCGATCCTCAAGGTGTTCCGCCGGGTCGTCCCCGGGCTCAACCCCGACCTGGAGCTGCACCGCGCGCTGCGGTCGGTCGACTCGCGCGAGGTCGCCGCGCTGCAGGGCGCGATCGAGGGCACCCTCGGCGGCGCACCCGCCACGCTGGGGATGCTGCAGGACTTCGCGGCCAACTCCGCCGACGGCTGGGCGATGGCCCTGGCGAGCGTGCGCGACCTGCTCGCGGAGGGCGACCTGCGCGCCGACGAGGTGGGCGGCGACTTCGCCGGGGAGGCGTCCCGGCTGGGCGAGACCGTCGGCGTCGTGCACGACGAGCTGCGCCGCGCGCTGGGCACCTCCGAGCGCGACGCCCGCGAGCTCGCCGCGGTGTGGCACCAGCGCCTCGCCGTCACCACGGCGGAGGTGCCCGCGCTCGCGCCGCACGTCGACGCGATCCGGGCCACCTACGACGCCGTCGCCGGGCTGGGCGCGCCGCTGCCCGCGCAGCGCGTCCACGGCGACCTGCACCTGGGCCAGACCCTGCGCACCCCCTACGGCTGGCTGGTCATCGACTTCGAGGGCGAGCCCGCGGCCCCGCTGGAGGAGCGGGTGCGGCCCGACTCGCCCCTGCGCGACGTCGCCGGGATGCTCCGCTCCTTCGACTACGCGGCGTTCCACCAGATCCTGCAGTGGGAGCCGGCGTCGTTCGCCGAACCGGACCACGACTCGCAGCTGGTCTGGCGGGCCAACGAGTGGGCCGAGCGCAACCGGTCGGCGTTCTGCGACGGCTACGCGCTGCGGGCCGGCAGCGACCCGCGGGAGCAGCGCATGCTGCTGCGCGCCTTCGAGCTCGACAAGGCCGTCTACGAGCTGCTCTACGAGACCCGCAGCCGCCCCGCCTGGGCCCCGATCCCGCTGGCCTCGATCGCCCGGCTGACCTCGGAGGAGACGGTGCGCTGA
- a CDS encoding neutral zinc metallopeptidase, which produces MRAVALLLLVLLLAGCTQVVAGRGAAADPTGPTAAVAAPVTDAAGAAAAATTAIEDFWRIELPAAFGRGWTDIATLLPVSPGDALPPCVEDIAEVADQAYYCPSADAVVWDAAQLVPALFAEHGHVGVVVVLAHEIGHAVQTRLGVDEAAARDPAAYPTILQEAMADCYTGVVVRHLADDPVPGLPVGTAERDAALQTLVGFRDPLGVAAGDEGAHGNAFDRVSAFRAGFDDGARRCAEMTVPERGFTQVRFGSAADQARAGDLPLPDLLVAVGRDARDWSTALSGVPGWTAPPLVTDGCPEAAAQGPARLCPAADPLAPSAVDVDLAELTPLHRELGDFAGATLVSGRYGLAALRAGGAAVEGVDAGHAAVCLAGAYAGQLLVAPVDFRLSPGDLDEAVQVLLADDWAARDAAGRADPAEHGYERVARYEDGLRGGPAAC; this is translated from the coding sequence GTGCGTGCCGTCGCCCTCCTCCTGCTCGTGCTGCTGCTCGCCGGGTGCACGCAGGTGGTCGCCGGCCGCGGCGCGGCCGCCGACCCGACCGGCCCGACGGCCGCCGTGGCCGCCCCGGTCACCGACGCCGCGGGGGCCGCCGCCGCGGCGACCACCGCGATCGAGGACTTCTGGCGCATCGAGCTCCCCGCGGCGTTCGGGCGCGGGTGGACCGACATCGCCACACTGCTCCCGGTCTCCCCCGGCGACGCCCTCCCACCCTGCGTCGAGGACATCGCCGAGGTGGCCGACCAGGCCTACTACTGCCCCTCGGCCGACGCCGTGGTGTGGGACGCCGCGCAGCTCGTCCCCGCGCTGTTCGCCGAGCACGGCCACGTCGGCGTCGTCGTGGTGCTCGCCCACGAGATCGGGCACGCGGTGCAGACCCGACTCGGCGTCGACGAGGCCGCGGCGCGCGACCCGGCCGCCTACCCGACGATCCTGCAGGAGGCCATGGCCGACTGCTACACCGGCGTCGTCGTCCGCCACCTCGCCGACGACCCCGTCCCCGGCCTGCCGGTCGGCACCGCGGAACGGGACGCGGCGCTGCAGACGCTCGTCGGGTTCCGCGACCCCCTCGGCGTGGCCGCGGGCGACGAGGGCGCGCACGGCAACGCGTTCGACCGCGTCTCCGCCTTCCGCGCCGGCTTCGACGACGGGGCCCGGCGCTGCGCGGAGATGACCGTCCCCGAGCGGGGCTTCACCCAGGTGCGCTTCGGTTCAGCCGCCGACCAGGCCCGCGCGGGCGACCTGCCGCTGCCCGACCTGCTCGTCGCCGTCGGCCGCGACGCGCGCGACTGGTCCACCGCCCTGTCCGGCGTGCCGGGATGGACGGCCCCGCCGCTGGTGACCGACGGCTGCCCGGAGGCCGCCGCCCAGGGCCCGGCCCGGCTGTGCCCGGCCGCCGATCCGCTGGCACCGAGCGCGGTCGACGTCGACCTCGCCGAGCTCACCCCGCTGCACCGCGAGCTCGGCGACTTCGCCGGGGCCACGCTGGTGAGCGGGCGCTACGGGCTGGCCGCCCTGCGGGCGGGTGGCGCCGCGGTCGAGGGCGTCGACGCGGGCCACGCCGCGGTCTGCCTCGCCGGGGCCTACGCCGGACAGCTGCTCGTGGCCCCGGTCGACTTCCGGCTCTCCCCCGGTGACCTGGACGAGGCCGTGCAGGTCCTGCTGGCCGACGACTGGGCCGCGCGCGACGCGGCCGGCCGGGCCGACCCCGCCGAGCACGGCTACGAGCGGGTGGCGCGGTACGAGGACGGACTCCGGGGCGGGCCGGCCGCCTGCTGA
- a CDS encoding thiamine-binding protein translates to MLFAFSIAPAGGGSDSVGDVVAEAVRVVRASGLPHETTSMFTTIESETWDEGMAVVKAAVEAVQARAPRVSLVLKADIRPGFDSGQLRAKVERVEEALGAQEAPGVGDGPGSV, encoded by the coding sequence ATGCTCTTCGCCTTCAGCATCGCCCCCGCGGGGGGTGGCTCCGACAGCGTCGGCGACGTCGTCGCCGAGGCCGTCCGCGTCGTCCGCGCCTCCGGGCTGCCCCACGAGACCACCTCCATGTTCACCACGATCGAGTCCGAGACCTGGGACGAGGGCATGGCGGTGGTCAAGGCCGCGGTGGAGGCGGTGCAGGCCAGGGCGCCGCGCGTCAGCCTGGTGCTCAAGGCCGACATCCGGCCCGGCTTCGACAGCGGGCAGCTCCGCGCGAAGGTCGAGCGCGTGGAGGAGGCCCTGGGTGCGCAGGAGGCCCCGGGTGTGGGGGACGGGCCGGGGTCGGTGTGA
- a CDS encoding glycosyltransferase family 87 protein, with the protein MPDPRPTRLTPTTVLAAVVVLASVVTTVVLHVRHPDALVTLLPLTDMRDLHVDFDTFWHSAVALTQGLDIYDTPAKLTNLNPPLLTVLLVPFAGLDALTAYRLFAALTAVLVVASVVAVARELRLGAGVTVAAVLVVLASSPLHGTLVLGQIYPLLLVLLVAGWIAERRGRPLLAAACYGVAVALKPSLAPLLLLPAVQRRWAPMRAGIASAAVATLVGVLVAGPSSAIEWLTIALTEGVPDTVDNASFPGLAMRFGVPPVLGLVAGLAVLVGTLVWVGRHRDRIDPAGTVPWAVVAAGLLFSPIAWHNYLLLLVPGVLVLVTLGRGALATALLAVTLVPVSWNAIWPTDPSPLEELGSDVGRSLYWAVLLAYWVALLSASPLRRSVPPATGAADEPADAGASTG; encoded by the coding sequence GTGCCCGACCCGCGCCCCACCCGCCTCACGCCGACGACCGTGCTCGCGGCGGTGGTGGTGCTCGCGTCAGTGGTGACGACGGTCGTGCTGCACGTCCGCCACCCGGACGCACTGGTCACGCTCCTGCCGCTCACCGACATGCGTGACCTGCACGTCGACTTCGACACCTTCTGGCACTCGGCCGTCGCGCTCACCCAGGGCCTCGACATCTACGACACCCCCGCCAAGCTCACGAACCTCAACCCGCCGCTGCTGACGGTGCTGCTCGTCCCGTTCGCCGGCCTCGACGCGCTCACCGCGTACCGGCTCTTCGCCGCGCTGACGGCGGTGCTGGTGGTCGCGTCGGTCGTCGCGGTGGCCCGGGAGCTGCGGCTCGGCGCGGGTGTCACGGTGGCGGCGGTGCTCGTCGTGCTGGCGTCCTCGCCGCTGCACGGCACGCTCGTGCTCGGCCAGATCTACCCGCTGCTGCTGGTGCTGCTCGTCGCCGGGTGGATCGCCGAGCGCCGCGGACGGCCGCTCCTCGCCGCGGCCTGCTACGGCGTCGCGGTCGCGCTCAAGCCGTCGCTCGCGCCGCTGCTGCTCCTGCCCGCGGTGCAGCGCCGCTGGGCCCCGATGCGGGCGGGGATTGCCTCGGCGGCCGTCGCGACGCTGGTCGGGGTGCTGGTCGCGGGCCCGTCGAGCGCGATCGAGTGGCTGACGATCGCGCTCACCGAGGGCGTGCCCGACACCGTCGACAACGCGTCGTTCCCCGGGCTCGCGATGCGGTTCGGGGTGCCACCGGTGCTCGGGCTCGTCGCCGGGCTGGCCGTGCTGGTCGGAACGCTGGTGTGGGTCGGGCGCCACCGCGACCGGATCGACCCGGCCGGCACCGTGCCGTGGGCGGTGGTCGCGGCCGGGCTGCTGTTCTCGCCGATCGCCTGGCACAACTACCTGCTGCTGCTGGTGCCCGGCGTCCTCGTGCTGGTCACGCTGGGCCGGGGCGCCCTGGCGACGGCGCTGCTCGCGGTGACGCTGGTCCCGGTGTCGTGGAACGCGATCTGGCCGACCGATCCGAGCCCCCTGGAGGAGCTCGGATCGGACGTGGGCCGGTCGCTGTACTGGGCGGTCCTGCTCGCCTACTGGGTGGCGCTGCTGTCGGCCAGCCCATTGCGGCGGTCGGTGCCGCCGGCGACGGGTGCGGCCGACGAGCCGGCGGACGCGGGCGCCTCCACCGGCTGA
- a CDS encoding SCO6745 family protein, translating into MWRAVEPIHAVTYFAPESKAACDALGTRGYWMSYFGLRAAPLGAAPPELVTALFYNFHPAHVARAVPDVWAVAPPERYLEARLEAVDAALRRLVGPEVLAGPEVAEAASIARAAALAAPTAGRALAAANAALPWPDAPHLVLWQAQTVLREHRGDGHVAALLTAGLDPLEALVVFAADLGLDAAALRLRRGWSEQEWDAAVGRLAERGLLDAAGALDEEGRLLRAEVEAHTDALADVPWLAVGAERAERLVELAAPLVAALAAGDGFAPDNPMGLRLLPAAG; encoded by the coding sequence ATGTGGCGGGCGGTGGAGCCGATCCACGCCGTCACCTACTTCGCGCCCGAGTCGAAGGCGGCCTGCGACGCACTGGGCACCCGCGGCTACTGGATGAGCTACTTCGGGCTGCGCGCCGCCCCGCTCGGCGCGGCGCCGCCGGAGCTCGTGACGGCGCTGTTCTACAACTTCCACCCCGCCCACGTCGCCCGTGCGGTGCCCGACGTCTGGGCCGTCGCGCCGCCGGAGCGCTACCTGGAGGCCCGGCTGGAGGCGGTCGACGCGGCGCTGCGGCGGCTCGTCGGGCCCGAGGTGCTGGCCGGTCCGGAGGTGGCCGAGGCCGCGAGCATCGCGCGCGCCGCCGCGCTCGCCGCCCCCACCGCGGGCCGGGCGCTCGCCGCGGCCAACGCCGCGCTGCCGTGGCCGGACGCCCCGCACCTGGTGCTGTGGCAGGCGCAGACGGTGCTGCGCGAGCACCGCGGCGACGGCCACGTGGCCGCCCTGCTCACGGCCGGGCTCGACCCGCTGGAGGCCCTGGTCGTCTTCGCCGCCGACCTGGGGCTCGACGCCGCCGCACTGCGGCTGCGGCGCGGCTGGTCGGAGCAGGAGTGGGACGCGGCGGTGGGCCGGCTGGCCGAGCGCGGCCTGCTCGACGCGGCCGGCGCACTCGACGAGGAGGGACGCCTGCTGCGGGCCGAGGTGGAGGCGCACACCGACGCGCTGGCCGACGTCCCGTGGCTGGCGGTGGGGGCCGAGCGCGCCGAGCGGCTGGTCGAGCTGGCGGCCCCGCTGGTCGCCGCGCTGGCCGCGGGTGACGGCTTCGCCCCGGACAACCCGATGGGTCTGCGCCTGCTGCCGGCGGCGGGGTGA
- a CDS encoding alpha/beta fold hydrolase, translating to MRTVLVHGAWHDGSCWAPVVSELSARGHDVVAVDLPGDRPGAGTDAYVDAVLAAAGPDGRVVLVAHSLGGLTVPVAAQRLGPGRVAALVLVAALVPLPGSSWQERTRAEPGIMAPGFGRGQQRHDDGTTSWPADAAAENLYAGVAGESSDEAVRGAVAALRPQDWTVTKEVTPLVAWPGVRTVQVVCSADRVVDPAWGRSGGVVPGAELVELEGGHFPMLTRPAELAGLIHDVVRGAG from the coding sequence GTGCGCACCGTGCTCGTGCACGGGGCCTGGCACGACGGGTCGTGCTGGGCCCCGGTGGTGTCCGAGCTGTCCGCGCGGGGCCACGACGTCGTCGCGGTCGACCTGCCGGGCGACCGGCCCGGTGCGGGCACCGACGCGTACGTCGACGCGGTCCTCGCCGCGGCCGGGCCCGACGGCCGGGTCGTGCTCGTGGCGCACTCGCTCGGTGGGCTCACGGTGCCGGTCGCGGCCCAGCGGCTGGGACCCGGGCGGGTGGCGGCCCTGGTGCTGGTGGCGGCACTGGTGCCGCTCCCGGGGTCGTCCTGGCAGGAACGCACGCGGGCCGAGCCGGGGATCATGGCGCCGGGGTTCGGCCGCGGCCAGCAGCGCCACGACGACGGCACCACGTCCTGGCCCGCCGACGCGGCCGCGGAGAACCTCTACGCGGGCGTGGCGGGGGAGAGCTCCGACGAGGCGGTGCGGGGCGCGGTGGCGGCACTGCGGCCGCAGGACTGGACGGTCACGAAGGAGGTCACGCCGCTCGTCGCGTGGCCCGGGGTGCGGACCGTGCAGGTGGTCTGCTCCGCCGACCGCGTCGTCGACCCGGCGTGGGGACGGTCGGGCGGGGTCGTTCCGGGGGCCGAGCTGGTGGAGCTGGAGGGCGGGCACTTCCCGATGCTCACCCGGCCCGCCGAGCTGGCCGGGCTGATCCACGACGTCGTCCGCGGGGCGGGATGA
- a CDS encoding alpha-1,4-glucan--maltose-1-phosphate maltosyltransferase, with amino-acid sequence MTGRIGIDDVTPSVSGGRQAAKAVVGEVVPITAAVWREGHDAVAANVVWKRVGSKGTAHHVRMEPVGVGGDTFAATVAADEPGMWTFRVDAWSDPWATWRHAVTKKMEAGQSPDELANDLEIGARLLQRVGRRPAERGNRDLLFGAANALRDTAMPLHARVAPALFPAVQQIMTERPVRELITRGRAQQVYVDRERALYGSWYEFFPRSTGGRDETGRAVHGSFVTSAKALDRVAAMGFDVVYLPPIHPVGTKHRKGRNNNVNAGPGDVGSPWAIGSADGGHDAIDPELGTLEDFDAFVQRANDLGMEIALDFALQCAPDHPWVTEHPEWFTVRPDGSIAYAENPPKKYQDIYPVNFDNDPAGIYAESLRVVLHWVEHGVKIFRVDNPHTKPPNFWHWLIWQVKSRHPEVLFLAEAFTRPARLFGLARLGFTQSYTYFTWRTTKAELTEFALMHAERADEARPNLFVNTPDILHESLQTGGPGMFAIRATLAATMSPTWGVYSGFELYEGDPVKPGSEEYNNSEKYELRPRDFEAAAAAGNSLEPYLTRLNEIRRAHPALQQLRNITFHHVDNEQIIAYSKTEPATGDTVLVICTLDSYNGQSGTTSLDMPALGLGWNDRFTVHDEVSGETWDWGQFNYVDLQPWHHVAHILRVRR; translated from the coding sequence ATGACCGGACGAATCGGTATCGACGACGTCACGCCCTCGGTCAGTGGGGGCCGCCAGGCCGCCAAGGCCGTGGTCGGGGAGGTCGTCCCGATCACCGCAGCGGTGTGGCGCGAGGGCCACGACGCGGTCGCCGCCAACGTCGTCTGGAAGCGCGTCGGCAGCAAGGGCACCGCGCACCACGTGCGCATGGAGCCGGTCGGGGTCGGCGGCGACACCTTCGCCGCCACCGTCGCCGCCGACGAGCCGGGGATGTGGACGTTCCGGGTCGACGCGTGGAGCGACCCGTGGGCGACCTGGCGCCACGCCGTCACCAAGAAGATGGAGGCCGGGCAGAGCCCCGACGAGCTGGCCAACGACCTCGAGATCGGCGCCCGCCTGCTGCAGCGCGTGGGCCGCCGCCCCGCCGAGCGCGGCAACCGCGACCTCCTCTTCGGCGCCGCCAACGCGCTGCGCGACACCGCGATGCCGCTGCACGCCCGCGTCGCACCGGCCCTGTTCCCGGCCGTGCAGCAGATCATGACCGAGCGCCCCGTCCGCGAGCTCATCACGCGCGGCCGCGCCCAGCAGGTCTACGTCGACCGCGAGCGCGCGCTCTACGGCTCCTGGTACGAGTTCTTCCCCCGCTCCACCGGCGGCCGCGACGAGACCGGCCGCGCCGTGCACGGCTCGTTCGTCACCTCCGCGAAGGCGCTCGACCGCGTCGCCGCGATGGGCTTCGACGTGGTGTACCTGCCCCCGATCCACCCGGTCGGCACGAAGCACCGCAAGGGCCGCAACAACAACGTCAACGCCGGGCCCGGCGACGTCGGCTCGCCGTGGGCGATCGGCTCGGCCGACGGCGGCCACGACGCCATCGACCCCGAGCTGGGCACGCTGGAGGACTTCGACGCGTTCGTGCAGCGCGCCAACGACCTCGGCATGGAGATCGCGCTCGACTTCGCGCTGCAGTGCGCGCCCGACCACCCGTGGGTCACCGAGCACCCGGAGTGGTTCACCGTCCGCCCCGACGGCTCGATCGCCTACGCGGAGAACCCGCCCAAGAAGTACCAGGACATCTACCCGGTCAACTTCGACAACGACCCGGCCGGCATCTACGCCGAGTCGCTGCGCGTGGTGCTGCACTGGGTCGAGCACGGCGTGAAGATCTTCCGCGTCGACAACCCGCACACCAAGCCGCCGAACTTCTGGCACTGGCTGATCTGGCAGGTCAAGTCCCGCCACCCCGAGGTGCTGTTCCTGGCCGAGGCGTTCACCCGTCCCGCGCGGCTGTTCGGCCTCGCCCGGCTGGGCTTCACCCAGAGCTACACCTACTTCACCTGGCGCACCACGAAGGCGGAGCTCACCGAGTTCGCCCTCATGCACGCCGAGCGGGCCGACGAGGCCCGGCCGAACCTGTTCGTCAACACCCCCGACATCCTCCACGAGTCGCTGCAGACCGGCGGGCCGGGCATGTTCGCGATCCGGGCCACGCTGGCGGCCACGATGTCCCCCACGTGGGGCGTCTACTCCGGCTTCGAGCTCTACGAGGGCGACCCGGTCAAGCCGGGCAGCGAGGAGTACAACAACTCCGAGAAGTACGAGCTGCGCCCGCGCGACTTCGAGGCCGCCGCGGCGGCGGGCAACTCGCTGGAGCCGTACCTGACCCGGCTCAACGAGATCCGCCGGGCGCACCCCGCGCTGCAGCAGCTGCGGAACATCACGTTCCACCACGTCGACAACGAGCAGATCATCGCCTACTCCAAGACCGAGCCGGCCACCGGCGACACGGTGCTGGTGATCTGCACGCTGGACTCCTACAACGGCCAGTCCGGCACCACCTCGCTCGACATGCCGGCGCTCGGCCTGGGCTGGAACGACCGGTTCACCGTGCACGACGAGGTCAGCGGCGAGACGTGGGACTGGGGCCAGTTCAACTACGTCGACCTGCAGCCGTGGCACCACGTGGCGCACATCCTGCGGGTCCGGCGGTAG